Genomic segment of Oscarella lobularis chromosome 13, ooOscLobu1.1, whole genome shotgun sequence:
CGTTCCAAGGGcagctttctctttcacttgAACATTGCTTATCGAAAGATTTCGAGGCCGGTCGTTTACGTTCGTCAGATGAATCGTGATAGCAGTGTCTCGTCGCAGAGGTGGACTCCCGTTATCTGTAGCACGCACGACGATGCGATGGAATACTGTCACTTCGTAGTTAAGCAAACACGCAGACCCGCCGCTAGCAAGGCAGCGCGCATTCGAAACGGCCACTTTTACAGTGTTACCGTCGATCCTAAACCGACCTCCTGCACTATCCAGGAGCGAGTACGTCACCCGTTGCCGCGTCTGATTGTGATTGTCCGGATCGCTGGCGGAGAGTATTCCAACCGTCGTGCCTTGGGCACTGTTCTCCGCTGTTTTGTTTGCAGTTATCTTGACGAATCCAGGACTCTCGTTTACGTCGTCTACAAGAACTGAGAAACTCTTACTGACAGAGAGCTTACCCGAGTCAGTTGATTGTAGGGTGATCGTGTAAGACGACCGAATTTCATAGTTCAAGTTCGCACTCGCTGTCGTCTTGAGGATCGCACCGTCCAGAACGAATCTTCCTCCAGCCGAATTCAACAACTTGTACGTGAAAGCATCTCCCGCGTCTTCGTCAATTGTTCTACAGATGCCGACAATCGCGCTGTTTCGGTTTTCGTCGATAGATCGGCCAGACAGGATGATGTCTCGTGGAGGATCATTCACGTTTCTGATCCCAATCGAGAACTCTTTCGTTCTGACAAGGTTGCCGTTGTCTGTGAGCCTCACCGAGATGGTGCGACGAGAGACTACTTCGTTATTCAGGTCTCCGTTGACGATCACGGGTACAGTGCACCGGCTCTTCCATATCTACCAAAAATGTTTAGAAGTCCTCAAAAGAATCGTGCGCACTTACGCCAAAGGAGCCCCATGTACACACGGCAGCGCTCGAATTCAAAGCGAACCGACCACCGGAAGTAGAGTCCAGGCTGAACGTGAGCTCATCGCTGGCGTCCGGATCGTAGCCCATCAACGTTCCAACAACTGTATTCTTGGGAGAGAGTTCATTCACCGTAGCCTGATTGCTCATAAAAGACTGCTGCCCATCCGCGGACGAAAATGTGACCTCTCCCGGCGGTTCGTTCACGTTCGAAATATAGATACGAAACTCGATCGATGAACTCAGTGACGGGCTTCCACTGTCTTTCACAAGAGCGCGAATCAAGTGACTCGTCGCTGTTTCGTAGTCAATTCCACTTCGCCCTGCGAACACCACTTTATTGCCGCTACTAATAGAAAATCGGCCTCCAGCATTGTCGGCTAACGTGTACGTCAGCGATTGCATAGAATCTTCGTCTGACGCTGTTAGCGTTCCTATGACTGTACCAGTTgcagcgttttctttcaaagtGTTTCCGGAAAGCCGAAGGTTTCTCGGACGATCGTTGACATTTCGCAAATAGACTGTTAAACTCTGGTCAACGTATTTTGACGGCGTACCGCTGTCGCGGCTGCGAACTCGGATTAAATGAGAGCTGCTTGCTTCGTAATTTAGCGAGCAATAACTGCCACCGTAAGAGAGACATTGTTCGCTTGACGCCGCAACCCGAAGCTGATTTCCTTGAATTCGAAACCGGCCCCCGGCACTGTTAAGCAGCGTGAGACTGTGAGATTGCCCCATGTCGGGATCGGAAGTTATGAGACTACCAACTAGAGTCCCATAGGCACTATTCTCATTTACGTTTTGATTTGAGAGCTAACGAGCAGAAAGGTAATTTCATTTCGTACTTCGTGCTGTAGAACGTACCGATATTCCAGTGGGAGATTCATTCACGTCTAAAATGGATATGGTGAGAGATTGGTCCTTAGAGAGGCCTAGATTGTCCGTGCTACGAACAGTGATAGCAAACCTGGGAGAATCGTCAAATAACACTAAACAATACACTTGAAAAGTGCTAACTGACTTGTTTGAGGATTCGTAGTTGGGCCGGAAGTTGACGGAAACTCGATTTCCGTCTCTCTTGAATTTACCCCCGGCGCTATTCAGAAGCTGATACGTGTGGGTATCACCCCAATTGGGATCGCTAGTCGAAAGCAACCCAACAGTATCTCCCATGCTAGCGTTTTCAGCCACTGCATAGCTAGACATACTAATCTgtgaaaaacgacgaaaccgGTTGAAAACGCATGAGGAAGCAAACCCACGTCGTACCGTAGTAGGAGGCTTATTGATTCGCTCGCACCAAATAGTGCTGTGTGACAACCACGAACCGGACGAATAGCACGTGATTGAAGAACTGCCACTTGCGCGAGCGTAGCCGCTTGGACACGAGACGTAGCACTTTTGACCGTACGTTGTGCCGGAGCTGCACGAGAATGACGGGTACTTGCACATTGAACCATAAGTCTGAGAAGAGGGACAGTAATTCGCTGACGGCCATCCACAGTTGCGAGGCTGGCAATCCTTCTTGTTCCAGCTCAGCGTGTAGCCAATTCTGCAATAGCAACTACCAGAGGACGAATAGCAGTAGTGGGCACAACCATCACTGCAGCTTCTGCTAGCCTAGACAGCAATCAAATTCGTGAAGTCTTGACAAACCTTGTTGGTACCAACCGATGTAGAAGGACAAGACGAGCCGCCGCATCTTGCTGATACGGAGACGGAACGATAGCGCCACTGCGAGCCAGAGCCGCACTTGGTAGAACAGGAGCCCCATGAACCCCAAGAGTTGACCTTATGAAAAAGTGAAAGGATATGAGACTAACATGTAACCAGtgaggagaagaacgaacACTTCTACCTGACAGTTTACACGGTAGCacggagacggcgaacgTCTACGACGAGAATATACTGGAGGTGGTGgtggtcgtcgtcgacgtcggcgaccCCACCAACTCTCAGCGTCTGACATAAGCAGGAAACCGAGCAAAAGCGAAAATAGAACTGTCCTCAtgctctcgtcgtctcgttgtTAGCTCAAATGGGTGTCGAGCCAAATCCACCCACACATATATCTACTGCAAACGGCTACTGTATGTCCAGATAACCATATTGCTGTGGTTTGAGGCGGATACCTTTGAAAGATGCCCTCGAGGAGAAACTCAAtctatctttttttttgtctgc
This window contains:
- the LOC136194881 gene encoding protocadherin gamma-A9-like, which translates into the protein MCKYPSFSCSSGTTYGQKCYVSCPSGYARASGSSSITCYSSGSWLSHSTIWCERINKPPTTISMSSYAVAENASMGDTVGLLSTSDPNWGDTHTYQLLNSAGGKFKRDGNRVSVNFRPNYESSNKFAITVRSTDNLGLSKDQSLTISILDVNESPTGISLSNQNVNENSAYGTLVGSLITSDPDMGQSHSLTLLNSAGGRFRIQGNQLRVAASSEQCLSYGGSYCSLNYEASSSHLIRVRSRDSGTPSKYVDQSLTVYLRNVNDRPRNLRLSGNTLKENAATGTVIGTLTASDEDSMQSLTYTAKWN